A genomic region of Noviherbaspirillum sp. L7-7A contains the following coding sequences:
- a CDS encoding SPOR domain-containing protein has translation MLKFVLGALLVANLAMFVIERGEPAGHEPARMKNQLYPDRIRLLPATASAPAAAADAPAAPVAAVATAAAPSAATAAAAAACVELASFTAAEAGRFEARMAELGLADRVSRRDVPTPSSYMVMIPPQGSREAADAKTEELRRLGITDTFIIQDNSARRWGIALGTFRSEEAAQSHLAAMSRRGVRTARVEQFGTGPARIAIQLRGLDAAAEAQITRARAEFPRQEAQGCG, from the coding sequence ATGCTGAAATTCGTTCTGGGTGCGCTGCTGGTGGCCAATCTGGCGATGTTCGTGATCGAGCGCGGCGAGCCGGCCGGGCATGAGCCGGCCCGCATGAAGAATCAGCTTTACCCCGACCGCATCCGGCTGCTGCCGGCGACCGCCAGCGCGCCGGCCGCCGCTGCCGACGCGCCGGCCGCACCCGTGGCAGCTGTCGCCACCGCTGCGGCGCCGTCTGCGGCAACGGCAGCCGCGGCAGCCGCCTGCGTCGAGCTGGCCAGCTTCACCGCCGCCGAAGCCGGCCGCTTCGAGGCGCGAATGGCCGAACTGGGCCTGGCCGACCGGGTCTCCCGGCGCGACGTGCCGACGCCATCGAGCTACATGGTGATGATTCCGCCGCAGGGCAGCCGCGAGGCGGCCGACGCCAAGACCGAGGAACTGCGCCGGCTGGGCATTACCGACACCTTCATCATCCAGGACAATTCGGCGCGCCGCTGGGGCATCGCGCTGGGCACCTTCCGCAGCGAGGAGGCGGCGCAGTCGCACCTGGCGGCGATGAGCCGGCGCGGCGTGCGCACCGCGCGGGTGGAGCAGTTCGGCACCGGCCCGGCGCGCATCGCGATCCAGCTGCGCGGGCTGGACGCGGCGGCCGAGGCGCAGATCACCCGGGCGCGGGCGGAGTTTCCGCGGCAGGAGGCGCAGGGCTGCGGCTAG
- a CDS encoding ribbon-helix-helix domain-containing protein — MARILVDLPQPCVEELNAIAAAEKLPRAEVIRRAVAAYVDQHRPSTADVFGIWKNRGIDGVQYQEDMRSEW, encoded by the coding sequence ATGGCACGCATCCTGGTAGACCTGCCACAGCCTTGTGTGGAAGAACTCAATGCGATCGCGGCTGCTGAAAAGTTGCCGCGCGCCGAAGTGATCCGACGTGCCGTTGCCGCTTATGTGGACCAGCATCGGCCCTCTACTGCCGATGTTTTTGGCATCTGGAAGAACCGTGGCATCGATGGCGTCCAGTATCAGGAGGATATGCGTTCGGAATGGTAA
- a CDS encoding ankyrin repeat domain-containing protein → MSCRQTTTSRYPIVSNAGAMAAGYAIESSHAFAADAICRRPLLHPASQEDGRRAAIRHFLNTHGRLLPATSVPSTSPGLIERTGQTCTALARESMRQAGMLVDRLSRLAMAIDAGLRFPTATAGAPDCAQPANGQPSCYRDGGSGPVNQDGAGTGGVSFRFDAGTTRTGVSASSELQTEPGNRKQARAPSTTPEGASRTFSVESALAVHAYHGDLRQVDALLQAGADVNDADANRNTALIVATRMGQANVVRRLLEAGARVDSANHEGLTALHMAVLAENVEVVGMLLKKAPPLNQLDHSGFTPLSLAVQNDHPRLVQTLLAAGADPNIAVSGASSLSGLTPLLTAVLHKQHEIAGLLLDAGADVHYATDNGRNAIRFAVQRKDPEMVDRLSRADANPCTIPPGEQSAFQEAVESGHHDMVESMLRHAKSHPCPPLLLMDALQRAVYHGDLGMTSLLLEHGAPADQEAQTGALGLAIQLGHDSIADLLRKHGARQAA, encoded by the coding sequence ATGTCCTGCCGCCAGACCACTACAAGCCGTTACCCGATTGTTTCGAATGCCGGCGCCATGGCCGCCGGCTATGCCATTGAAAGCAGCCACGCTTTCGCAGCCGACGCCATCTGCCGCCGGCCACTGCTGCACCCGGCCAGCCAGGAAGACGGCCGGCGCGCCGCCATTCGCCACTTCCTGAATACGCATGGTCGGCTGCTGCCGGCAACGTCCGTACCAAGTACCTCCCCTGGCCTGATCGAACGAACCGGGCAGACATGCACGGCCCTTGCCAGGGAAAGCATGCGCCAGGCCGGCATGCTGGTGGATAGGCTGTCACGGCTGGCAATGGCAATCGACGCAGGCTTGCGGTTTCCCACAGCGACAGCTGGCGCGCCAGACTGCGCGCAGCCGGCAAACGGCCAGCCATCCTGTTACCGGGATGGCGGCAGTGGGCCGGTCAATCAGGACGGCGCGGGCACAGGCGGCGTGTCGTTCAGATTTGATGCCGGCACCACTCGAACCGGCGTTTCAGCCTCCTCCGAATTGCAAACGGAACCCGGCAACAGGAAACAGGCACGCGCACCCTCAACCACGCCCGAAGGCGCCAGTCGGACCTTTTCCGTCGAATCCGCACTGGCTGTGCACGCCTATCACGGCGACCTGCGCCAGGTGGATGCGCTGTTGCAAGCCGGTGCGGATGTCAATGACGCCGACGCCAATCGAAACACGGCGCTGATCGTGGCCACCCGGATGGGACAGGCAAATGTCGTACGCCGCCTGCTGGAAGCTGGCGCGCGCGTCGATTCCGCCAACCATGAAGGCCTGACCGCGCTGCATATGGCAGTCCTGGCAGAGAATGTGGAGGTCGTCGGCATGCTGCTCAAAAAGGCGCCGCCATTGAACCAACTGGACCATTCTGGCTTCACGCCGCTTTCCCTCGCCGTCCAGAATGATCATCCCCGGCTTGTGCAGACCCTGCTTGCCGCCGGTGCCGATCCGAACATCGCGGTGTCGGGCGCCAGCAGTCTGAGCGGACTGACGCCCCTGCTGACCGCCGTGCTGCACAAGCAACATGAGATCGCCGGCCTGCTGCTCGACGCGGGCGCCGATGTGCATTACGCCACAGACAACGGGCGCAATGCGATTCGGTTTGCCGTGCAGAGGAAGGATCCGGAAATGGTCGACCGGTTGTCGCGTGCCGATGCCAACCCCTGCACCATACCGCCCGGAGAACAATCGGCCTTTCAGGAAGCGGTTGAATCCGGACACCATGACATGGTGGAGTCCATGCTGCGGCATGCGAAAAGCCACCCCTGCCCCCCGCTGCTGCTGATGGATGCGCTGCAGCGGGCTGTCTACCATGGAGACCTCGGGATGACGTCACTGCTGCTGGAACACGGTGCGCCCGCCGACCAGGAAGCGCAGACGGGCGCGCTGGGCCTCGCCATTCAGCTTGGACACGACAGCATCGCCGACCTGCTGCGCAAGCATGGCGCACGGCAAGCGGCGTGA
- the ettA gene encoding energy-dependent translational throttle protein EttA, whose translation MANYVYTMNRVGKIVPPKRHILKDISLSFFPGAKIGVLGLNGSGKSTLLKIMAGVDKDIEGEAIPMPNLNIGYLPQEPQLDPEQTVREAVEAGLGEAFAARAKLDAVYAAYAEPDADFDALATEQARLEAIIAASDGGNLELQLEMAADALRLPPWDAKIGVLSGGEKRRVALCRLLLSKPDMLLLDEPTNHLDAESVDWLEQFLHRFPGTVVGITHDRYFLDNAAEWILELDRGHGIPWKGNYSSWLEQKENRLKQEESTESARQKALQKELEWVRQNPKGRQAKSKARLARFNELSEHEYQKRNETQEIFIPVAERLGNEVIEFKNVSKGYGDRLLIDNLSFKVPPGAIVGIIGPNGAGKSTLFRMLAGREQPDSGEVVIGSTVRLSLVDQSRDDLNNRKTVFEDVSNGADLLTVGRFEMPSRAYLGRFNFKGSDQQKVVGNLSGGERGRLHLAKTLLMGGNVLLLDEPSNDLDVETLRALEDALLEFAGSVMVISHDRWFLDRIATHILAFEGNSQVTFFDGNYQEYEADKKKRLGEEGAKPKRIRYKPLRG comes from the coding sequence ATGGCCAATTACGTATACACGATGAATCGCGTGGGCAAGATCGTCCCACCCAAGCGCCACATCCTGAAAGATATTTCCCTGTCGTTTTTCCCCGGCGCCAAGATCGGCGTGCTGGGCCTGAACGGCTCCGGCAAGTCCACGCTGCTGAAAATCATGGCCGGCGTCGACAAGGACATCGAAGGCGAAGCCATTCCGATGCCCAACCTCAATATCGGCTACCTGCCGCAGGAGCCGCAGCTGGACCCGGAACAGACCGTGCGCGAGGCGGTCGAGGCCGGCCTGGGCGAGGCTTTCGCCGCCCGCGCCAAGCTCGACGCGGTGTATGCGGCCTATGCCGAACCCGACGCCGACTTCGACGCGCTGGCCACCGAGCAGGCGCGGCTGGAAGCCATCATCGCAGCAAGCGACGGCGGCAACCTGGAGCTGCAGCTGGAGATGGCGGCCGATGCGCTGCGCCTGCCGCCCTGGGACGCGAAGATAGGCGTGCTGTCGGGCGGCGAGAAGCGCCGGGTGGCGCTGTGCCGGCTGCTGCTGTCCAAGCCCGACATGCTGCTGCTGGACGAGCCCACCAACCACCTCGACGCCGAGTCGGTGGACTGGCTGGAGCAGTTCCTGCACCGCTTCCCCGGCACCGTGGTCGGCATCACCCATGACCGCTACTTCCTCGATAACGCGGCCGAATGGATCCTGGAACTGGACCGCGGCCACGGCATTCCCTGGAAAGGCAATTACAGCTCCTGGCTGGAACAGAAGGAAAACCGCCTGAAGCAGGAAGAGTCGACGGAAAGCGCGCGCCAGAAGGCGCTGCAGAAGGAACTGGAATGGGTGCGCCAGAATCCCAAGGGCCGCCAGGCCAAGAGCAAGGCGCGCCTGGCCCGCTTCAACGAGCTGTCCGAGCATGAATACCAGAAGCGCAACGAGACCCAGGAAATCTTCATTCCGGTGGCCGAGCGCCTGGGCAATGAAGTCATCGAGTTCAAGAACGTCAGCAAGGGCTATGGCGACCGGCTGCTGATCGACAACCTGTCCTTCAAGGTGCCGCCCGGCGCCATCGTCGGCATCATCGGCCCTAACGGCGCCGGCAAGTCCACCCTTTTCCGCATGCTGGCTGGGCGCGAGCAGCCCGACAGCGGCGAAGTCGTGATCGGATCCACGGTCAGGCTGTCGCTGGTCGACCAGTCGCGCGATGACCTGAACAACAGGAAGACCGTGTTCGAGGATGTCTCCAACGGCGCCGACCTGCTGACCGTGGGCCGCTTCGAGATGCCGTCGCGGGCTTACCTGGGCCGCTTCAACTTCAAGGGCAGCGACCAGCAGAAGGTCGTCGGCAACCTCTCCGGCGGCGAGCGCGGCCGGCTGCACCTGGCCAAGACCCTGCTCATGGGCGGCAACGTGCTGCTGCTCGACGAACCGTCCAACGACCTCGACGTGGAAACCCTGCGCGCGCTGGAAGACGCCCTGCTGGAATTCGCCGGCAGCGTGATGGTGATCTCCCATGACCGCTGGTTCCTGGACCGCATCGCCACCCATATCCTGGCCTTCGAAGGCAATTCGCAGGTGACCTTCTTCGACGGGAATTACCAGGAGTACGAGGCCGACAAGAAGAAGCGGCTGGGCGAGGAAGGCGCCAAGCCGAAGCGGATTCGCTATAAGCCGTTGCGGGGGTAA
- a CDS encoding glucan biosynthesis protein D: MHRRDLLKASAALALAGIYLPRPAAASDTPTRLKTLGKAQSFDYAWLKGRAREMAQQPYKPVTDQLPPRVAALDWDQYQAIGYRDDHALWANDKLRFQVKFFHLGLFFKQPVQIHEVVDGMARELAYDPEMFNYGKSGLKGGELPRDLGFAGFRVNFHTDLTRDITAFLGASYFRAVGGEWQYGLSARGLAIDTGMERPEEFPMFRDFWLERPGKDSSKLVVYALLDSPSVAGAYRFEIVPGATTAMDVDAALYPRKAIERLGIGPLTSMYQYGENDRRMANDWRPEIHDSDGLAMWTGSGEWIWRPLANPPQLRFNAYADNNPRGFGLLQRDRNFEHYQDDGVFYDRRPSLWVEPKAGWGKGSVQLVEIPTVDETFDNIVAFWNPEEKPQPGQELLFGYRLHWGTKMPAVPNLATVVATRTGVGGVIGQKRKYFSWRFAIDFAGGDLGLLSSKAVVKPVITASHGTVEITSARPLDSVKGYRAMFDLKLADTDKAPVNLRLYLEVDGQPLTETWLYQWTPPTDRSFA, encoded by the coding sequence ATGCATCGTCGTGACCTGCTCAAGGCATCCGCCGCGCTGGCCCTGGCCGGCATTTATTTGCCCCGGCCCGCTGCCGCCAGCGACACCCCGACCCGACTCAAAACCCTGGGCAAGGCCCAGTCCTTCGACTACGCCTGGCTCAAGGGCCGCGCCCGCGAGATGGCGCAGCAGCCGTACAAGCCCGTGACCGACCAGCTGCCGCCCCGGGTGGCGGCGCTGGACTGGGACCAGTACCAGGCCATCGGCTACCGTGACGACCATGCGCTGTGGGCCAACGACAAGCTGCGCTTCCAGGTGAAGTTCTTCCACCTCGGCCTGTTCTTCAAGCAGCCGGTGCAGATCCATGAAGTGGTGGACGGCATGGCCCGCGAACTGGCCTATGACCCGGAAATGTTCAACTACGGCAAGAGCGGCCTGAAGGGCGGCGAACTGCCCAGGGACCTGGGCTTTGCCGGCTTCCGCGTCAATTTCCATACCGATCTCACGCGAGACATCACCGCCTTCCTCGGCGCCAGCTATTTCCGTGCGGTGGGCGGCGAGTGGCAGTATGGCCTGTCGGCGCGCGGCCTGGCGATCGACACCGGCATGGAGCGGCCGGAGGAATTCCCGATGTTCCGCGACTTCTGGCTGGAACGGCCAGGCAAGGATTCGAGCAAGCTGGTGGTCTATGCGCTGCTCGATTCGCCCAGCGTCGCCGGCGCCTACCGCTTCGAGATCGTGCCCGGCGCCACCACCGCGATGGATGTCGACGCCGCGCTCTATCCAAGGAAGGCCATCGAGCGGCTCGGCATCGGCCCGCTGACAAGCATGTACCAGTACGGCGAGAACGACCGCCGCATGGCCAATGACTGGCGTCCGGAAATCCATGACAGCGACGGCCTGGCCATGTGGACCGGCAGCGGAGAATGGATCTGGCGGCCGCTGGCCAATCCGCCGCAGCTGCGCTTCAACGCCTATGCCGACAACAATCCGCGCGGCTTCGGCCTCTTGCAGCGCGACCGCAATTTCGAGCATTACCAGGATGACGGCGTGTTCTACGACCGCCGGCCCAGCCTGTGGGTCGAGCCCAAGGCGGGCTGGGGCAAGGGCTCGGTACAGCTGGTGGAAATCCCGACGGTGGATGAAACCTTCGACAACATCGTCGCCTTCTGGAACCCCGAAGAAAAGCCGCAGCCGGGCCAGGAACTGCTGTTTGGCTATCGCCTCCACTGGGGCACGAAGATGCCGGCCGTGCCCAATCTCGCCACCGTGGTCGCAACGCGTACCGGCGTCGGCGGCGTGATCGGCCAGAAGCGCAAGTACTTCTCCTGGCGCTTCGCCATCGATTTCGCCGGCGGCGATCTGGGACTTCTAAGCAGCAAGGCGGTGGTCAAGCCGGTGATCACGGCCAGCCACGGCACAGTGGAAATCACCTCGGCGCGGCCGCTGGACTCGGTGAAGGGATACCGGGCCATGTTCGACCTGAAGCTGGCCGACACCGACAAGGCGCCCGTCAACCTGCGGCTGTATCTGGAAGTGGATGGCCAGCCGCTGACCGAGACCTGGCTGTACCAGTGGACGCCGCCGACGGACCGGAGTTTTGCATAA
- the argB gene encoding acetylglutamate kinase, with product MTDFADLSQVSSGIKAEILAQALPYIRKFHGKTIVVKYGGNAMTEERLKHGFARDVILLKLVGMNPVVVHGGGPQIDNALKKIGKQGTFVQGMRITDEETMEVVEWVLGGEVQQDIVMLINHYGGQAVGLTGKDGGLIRARKMQMPDRENPGQFLDIGYVGEIEAINPAVVKALQDDAFIPIISPIGFGADGQAYNINADLVAGKIAEILHAEKLIMMTNIPGVMDKQGNLLTDLSAREIDEMFNDGTISGGMLPKISSALDAAKSGVNTVHIVDGRIEHSLLLEVLTEQAFGTMIRSH from the coding sequence ATGACCGATTTCGCCGACCTGTCGCAGGTGTCATCCGGCATCAAGGCCGAGATTCTTGCGCAAGCCTTGCCCTACATCCGCAAATTCCACGGCAAGACCATCGTCGTCAAGTACGGCGGCAATGCGATGACCGAAGAGCGCCTGAAGCACGGCTTCGCGCGCGACGTGATCCTGCTGAAGCTGGTCGGCATGAACCCGGTGGTGGTGCATGGCGGCGGGCCGCAGATCGACAATGCGCTGAAGAAGATCGGCAAGCAGGGCACCTTCGTGCAGGGCATGCGCATCACCGACGAGGAAACCATGGAAGTGGTGGAGTGGGTGCTGGGCGGCGAGGTGCAGCAGGACATCGTGATGCTGATCAATCACTACGGCGGCCAGGCGGTGGGCCTGACCGGCAAGGACGGCGGCCTGATCCGCGCCCGCAAGATGCAGATGCCGGACCGCGAGAACCCCGGCCAGTTCCTCGACATCGGCTATGTCGGCGAGATCGAGGCGATCAATCCGGCGGTGGTCAAGGCGCTGCAGGACGATGCCTTCATTCCCATCATCTCGCCGATCGGCTTCGGCGCCGACGGCCAGGCCTACAACATCAATGCCGACCTCGTGGCCGGCAAGATCGCGGAAATCCTGCATGCGGAAAAGCTGATCATGATGACCAACATCCCGGGCGTGATGGACAAGCAGGGCAATCTGCTGACCGACCTGTCGGCGCGCGAGATCGACGAGATGTTCAACGACGGCACCATCTCCGGCGGCATGCTGCCCAAGATCTCGTCGGCGCTGGACGCTGCCAAGTCGGGTGTCAATACGGTTCACATCGTCGACGGCCGCATCGAGCATTCGCTGCTGCTGGAAGTGCTGACCGAGCAGGCCTTCGGCACCATGATCCGCTCGCACTGA
- a CDS encoding cysteine-rich CWC family protein — protein MSTCSRCGADFECGMVEALDTPCWCTALPALPADSLPDADDGRCLCPACLKAWMEGLDGPA, from the coding sequence ATGAGCACATGCAGCCGTTGCGGCGCCGACTTTGAATGCGGCATGGTGGAGGCGCTGGACACCCCATGCTGGTGCACCGCGCTGCCGGCGCTGCCCGCTGACAGCCTGCCCGACGCCGACGACGGCCGCTGCCTTTGCCCTGCCTGCCTGAAGGCGTGGATGGAAGGCCTGGACGGGCCGGCATGA
- a CDS encoding LrgB family protein, whose amino-acid sequence MSEFVQLWVYLSSAPLFGLTSTLVVYVLVQWAYERLDHAPWANPVLWSVLALGSVLVATGTPYQTYFAGAQFVHVLLGPAVVALGWPLWQRRSELRSRGMALVLAATVGGAAAAGSAVLLAWAFDLPADVIRSLAPKSTTAPVAMGIAERLGGIPALAAVFAVLTGMVGALSGKYLFDLLGVRDWAVRGFALGTASHGIGAARALQVHADAGAYAGIALGLQVLIASLLLPLAARAVAWLG is encoded by the coding sequence ATGAGTGAGTTCGTCCAGCTCTGGGTATATCTGTCTTCCGCGCCGCTGTTCGGGCTGACCTCCACGCTGGTGGTGTATGTGCTGGTGCAATGGGCCTATGAAAGGCTGGACCATGCGCCGTGGGCCAACCCGGTGCTGTGGTCGGTGCTGGCGCTGGGCTCGGTGCTGGTGGCCACCGGCACGCCTTACCAGACCTATTTCGCCGGCGCCCAGTTCGTGCATGTGCTGCTGGGTCCGGCCGTGGTGGCGCTGGGCTGGCCGCTGTGGCAGCGCCGCAGCGAACTCAGGAGCCGCGGCATGGCGCTGGTGCTGGCCGCCACCGTGGGCGGCGCGGCAGCCGCCGGCAGCGCGGTGCTGCTGGCCTGGGCATTCGACCTGCCGGCCGATGTGATCCGCTCGCTCGCGCCCAAGTCCACCACGGCGCCGGTGGCCATGGGCATTGCCGAGCGGCTGGGCGGCATACCGGCGCTGGCGGCGGTGTTCGCGGTGCTGACCGGCATGGTTGGCGCGCTGTCGGGCAAGTACCTGTTCGACCTGCTGGGCGTGCGCGACTGGGCGGTGCGCGGCTTCGCGCTTGGCACCGCTTCCCACGGCATAGGCGCGGCGCGCGCACTGCAGGTGCATGCCGATGCCGGCGCCTATGCCGGCATTGCGCTGGGCCTGCAGGTGCTGATCGCCTCGCTGCTGCTGCCGCTGGCGGCGCGGGCTGTGGCATGGCTGGGATGA
- a CDS encoding HAD-IA family hydrolase, translating into MPKLTWLFDLDNTLHNASHAIFPAITANMNVYIAKVLERNGMAATPEAVNAARLAYWQRYGATLLGMVRHHQVRVDDFLHEAHQFDDLAAMIRAERGLGRLLARLPGRKILLTNAPRRYSQEVLRHLGLHRHFAQHVPIEAMTVHRQLRPKPSRLMLKRLMARNRLVPGRCVLVEDTVGHLKGARQLGMRTAWITQYLPAQAVQRQHSSAHRALAHTRKPGYVDVKLRSVMQLPRHLRRLR; encoded by the coding sequence ATGCCCAAGCTGACCTGGCTGTTCGACCTCGACAACACCCTGCACAACGCGTCGCACGCGATCTTCCCGGCGATCACCGCCAACATGAATGTCTATATCGCGAAGGTGCTGGAACGAAACGGCATGGCGGCCACGCCGGAGGCGGTGAACGCGGCGCGGCTGGCTTACTGGCAGCGCTATGGCGCAACGCTCCTGGGCATGGTGCGCCACCATCAGGTGCGGGTCGACGACTTCCTGCATGAGGCACACCAGTTCGACGACCTCGCCGCCATGATCCGCGCCGAGCGCGGCCTGGGCAGGCTCCTGGCCCGGCTGCCGGGCAGGAAGATCCTGCTGACGAATGCGCCGCGCCGCTATTCGCAGGAGGTGCTGCGCCATCTCGGCCTGCACCGCCATTTCGCCCAGCATGTGCCGATCGAGGCGATGACGGTGCACCGGCAGCTGCGGCCCAAGCCGTCACGGCTGATGCTCAAAAGGCTGATGGCCAGGAACCGCCTGGTGCCTGGCCGCTGCGTGCTGGTGGAAGACACGGTCGGCCATCTGAAGGGCGCGCGCCAGCTCGGCATGCGCACGGCCTGGATCACCCAGTACCTGCCGGCGCAGGCAGTCCAGCGCCAGCACAGCAGCGCGCACCGGGCGCTGGCGCACACGCGCAAGCCAGGCTATGTGGATGTGAAGCTTCGGTCGGTGATGCAACTGCCGCGGCATTTGCGGCGCCTGCGCTGA
- a CDS encoding type II toxin-antitoxin system VapC family toxin, with product MVSALFDTNILIDFLNGIEAAREEIALYDDKAISLITWMEVMVGAGKDAGRIKTFLSGFRLVAIDSDVAAEAVRIRQGRKIKLPDAIILACARTSHRLLITRNTRDFPSGVEGEVRTPYVLGKS from the coding sequence ATGGTAAGCGCTCTTTTCGATACCAATATCCTGATTGATTTCCTGAACGGCATCGAAGCAGCCAGAGAGGAAATCGCATTGTATGACGACAAGGCCATTAGCCTGATCACCTGGATGGAGGTCATGGTGGGCGCTGGAAAAGATGCCGGCCGTATCAAGACCTTTCTATCAGGGTTCAGACTGGTGGCGATCGATAGCGATGTTGCGGCGGAAGCGGTCCGGATACGCCAGGGCCGAAAAATCAAGCTGCCCGATGCCATCATCCTGGCTTGCGCCCGAACCAGCCACAGGCTGCTCATCACCCGAAACACCAGGGATTTTCCGTCAGGCGTCGAGGGTGAAGTGCGTACCCCTTACGTGCTCGGGAAATCCTGA
- a CDS encoding HD domain-containing protein: protein MNDLITYWQPRLAAIAQSATGDDGAHDLQHLHRVWQSAARLLARSPEADALVVLAACYLHDLVNLPKNHPQRSAASRQAAALATVKLSQAGFPPDRLAAVAHAIEAHSFSAAIAPRTLEARIVQDADRLDALGAIGLARLFYTAGRMGSALAHADDPGAMHREPDDRAYALDHIECKLATLPATMQTAAGQALANERLDWLRAYRDRFIEEWGGAAAGS from the coding sequence ATGAATGACCTGATCACATACTGGCAGCCACGGCTGGCGGCCATCGCCCAGTCAGCCACGGGCGACGATGGTGCCCATGACCTGCAGCACTTGCACCGGGTCTGGCAAAGCGCCGCCAGGCTGCTGGCCCGTTCCCCTGAAGCCGACGCCCTGGTGGTCCTGGCCGCCTGCTATCTGCATGACCTGGTGAACCTGCCGAAAAACCATCCGCAGCGCAGCGCCGCCTCGCGCCAGGCGGCCGCGCTGGCGACGGTAAAGCTGTCGCAGGCCGGCTTTCCGCCGGACCGGCTGGCGGCGGTGGCGCATGCGATCGAGGCCCACAGCTTTTCCGCGGCGATTGCGCCGCGCACCCTGGAAGCGCGCATCGTCCAGGATGCCGACCGTCTGGATGCGCTGGGCGCGATCGGCCTGGCGCGGCTGTTCTACACCGCCGGCCGCATGGGCTCGGCGCTTGCGCATGCGGACGATCCGGGCGCCATGCATCGCGAACCGGACGACCGCGCCTATGCGCTCGACCATATCGAATGCAAGCTGGCGACCCTGCCGGCCACCATGCAGACCGCAGCCGGCCAGGCGCTGGCCAACGAGCGCCTGGACTGGCTGCGGGCATATCGCGACCGGTTTATCGAGGAGTGGGGCGGGGCTGCGGCAGGGAGTTAA
- a CDS encoding tRNA-uridine aminocarboxypropyltransferase: protein MSSAPSRPVCLTCLRPARACICPWAAPTANQVGVLLLQHPLETGHAKNSLALLRLSLARHTVAVGEAFPPDQLQSLLHGAKAGKTQPVLLYPGAPDAPSYLPDPDGPPPRLVVLDATWRKSRKMLALNPALQALPRLPLSAPPPSQYLIRKAHKPGQLSTLEAVCHALARLEGNAARYRPLLRAFDGFVAQQLAFRDKAD from the coding sequence ATGTCATCCGCGCCTTCCCGCCCCGTCTGCCTCACCTGCCTGCGCCCGGCGCGCGCCTGCATCTGCCCGTGGGCAGCGCCAACCGCCAACCAGGTGGGTGTACTCCTCTTGCAGCATCCGCTGGAAACCGGCCATGCCAAGAACAGCCTGGCCCTGCTGCGGCTCTCCCTGGCACGACATACCGTAGCCGTGGGCGAGGCATTCCCGCCCGACCAGCTGCAGTCGCTGCTCCATGGTGCCAAAGCCGGAAAGACCCAGCCAGTGCTGCTGTATCCCGGGGCACCGGACGCACCGTCCTATCTGCCCGACCCTGACGGCCCGCCGCCGCGGCTGGTGGTGCTGGACGCGACCTGGCGCAAGAGCCGCAAGATGCTGGCGCTGAACCCGGCGCTGCAGGCCCTGCCCCGGCTGCCGCTGTCGGCGCCGCCGCCATCGCAGTACCTGATCAGGAAGGCGCACAAGCCGGGGCAGCTGTCGACGCTGGAAGCGGTCTGCCATGCGCTGGCCCGGCTGGAGGGGAATGCGGCCCGCTACCGGCCGCTGCTGCGGGCCTTCGACGGCTTCGTCGCGCAGCAGCTGGCCTTCCGCGACAAGGCGGATTAA
- a CDS encoding CidA/LrgA family protein encodes MNALRGFALLLLLQACGEGLSRLLALPIPGPVIGLLLLWPVVQWTPLREAVAAAAQLLLNHLSLFFVPAGVGVIAHLDLVSAYGMRLLVVVVLSTWIGLAVTALTLRTLLRRADRERGHE; translated from the coding sequence ATGAATGCCCTGCGCGGATTTGCCCTGCTGCTGTTGCTGCAAGCCTGCGGCGAAGGATTGAGCCGCCTGCTTGCCCTTCCCATACCCGGCCCCGTGATCGGCCTCCTGCTGCTGTGGCCGGTGGTGCAATGGACGCCGCTGCGCGAAGCCGTGGCGGCGGCGGCGCAGCTGCTGCTCAATCACCTGTCGCTGTTCTTCGTACCGGCCGGCGTGGGCGTGATTGCCCATCTGGACCTGGTGTCGGCCTATGGCATGCGCCTGCTGGTCGTGGTGGTGCTATCGACCTGGATCGGCCTGGCGGTCACGGCCCTGACGCTGCGCACGCTTCTGCGGCGCGCCGACCGGGAGCGCGGCCATGAGTGA